In the Staphylococcus sp. IVB6240 genome, one interval contains:
- a CDS encoding YwhD family protein, producing MNGGVFVAEKKGFNFNIIKNDPLDGHKGTNIGAISLDNIAPVFIDIDAQEAFIDIGAMHARADVEKGVKWITDKETVDVDGAKPYWLCWVTTERGAQGPYYAGLTAAYLLVNKQIRRGFKSMPEHVNMMDKSMKHKVIIDQIGEDNKRVLATFLKQHNEEMWRNSSNELRQALEV from the coding sequence ATGAATGGAGGCGTCTTCGTGGCAGAGAAAAAAGGTTTTAATTTTAACATTATTAAAAACGACCCATTAGATGGTCACAAAGGTACAAATATTGGTGCAATTAGTTTGGATAATATCGCACCTGTTTTTATTGATATTGATGCGCAAGAAGCATTTATTGATATTGGTGCAATGCATGCACGTGCCGATGTAGAAAAAGGTGTCAAATGGATTACAGACAAAGAAACGGTTGATGTGGATGGTGCAAAACCATATTGGCTCTGCTGGGTGACAACTGAAAGAGGGGCACAAGGTCCTTATTATGCAGGCTTAACAGCAGCGTATTTATTAGTGAATAAACAAATTCGCCGTGGATTTAAAAGCATGCCTGAGCACGTAAATATGATGGATAAGTCGATGAAACATAAAGTGATTATTGATCAAATTGGTGAGGACAATAAACGTGTGCTTGCAACATTTTTAAAACAGCATAACGAAGAAATGTGGCGCAATTCTAGTAATGAATTACGTCAAGCATTAGAAGTATAG
- a CDS encoding DUF1934 family protein, with the protein MEQQVTIQTHQVVKQGDSKQQYTHKTQGVRVQKNAEFIRYDETIEGNNVHVTVKVTDDGIKIIRKGDVHMTLHLVEGQQTTSYYHIPEGKMVFTVETLRVLHFLTATGGKLKVHYKLYQGEEPIGTYQYELTYEEC; encoded by the coding sequence GTGGAACAACAGGTAACAATTCAAACACATCAAGTCGTTAAACAAGGTGATTCGAAACAACAATACACACATAAGACACAAGGTGTGCGTGTTCAAAAGAATGCTGAATTTATACGCTATGATGAGACAATCGAAGGTAATAACGTACATGTGACAGTTAAAGTAACAGATGACGGTATTAAAATTATACGTAAAGGCGATGTCCATATGACATTACATCTGGTAGAAGGTCAGCAAACGACATCGTATTATCACATTCCAGAAGGCAAGATGGTGTTTACCGTTGAAACATTGCGCGTGCTACACTTTCTAACAGCAACTGGTGGTAAGCTCAAAGTACATTACAAGCTATATCAAGGTGAGGAACCAATCGGCACCTATCAATACGAATTGACATATGAGGAGTGTTAG